In Populus alba chromosome 1, ASM523922v2, whole genome shotgun sequence, a single window of DNA contains:
- the LOC118058589 gene encoding uncharacterized protein: MTTLLQFSIYFSPLKKYQKPITYHSLPSSKLAFLKKDSFKSRSYKEKWSLLGGGKDGIWIKEEGLKRKRRVVLVRFNQGFGSGGGGGGDNSGTARLLGNIALAVGLTYLSMTGQLGWVFDTVGWILDTLISIWLLAVFIPIVGLGAFLWWAGRDILQGTCPNCGNEFQIFKSTLNDELQLCPFCSQPFSVVGDEFVSDSVRFSKKSTPFGQAFSDFSSGFKKGKESSSAVVDVEAEVKDAD; encoded by the exons ATGACAACACTACTGCAATTCTCTATCTACTTTTCTCCTTTAAAGAAATACCAAAAACCCATTACTTATCACTCTCTACCAAGTTCAAAGTTGGCTTTTTTGAAGAAAGATAGCTTCAAATCAAGGTCCTACAAGGAAAAATGGAGTTTGTTGGGAGGTGGAAAAGATGGGATTTGGATAAAAGAGGAGGGGTTAAAAAGGAAGAGGAGGGTGGTTTTGGTGAGGTTTAATCAAGGGTTTGGTAGTGGTGGCGGCGGCGGGGGAGATAATAGTGGTACTGCTAGGCTTCTGGGAAATATTGCTTTGGCTGTTGGATTGACTTATCTTTCAATGACTGGACAACTTGGTTGGGTTTTTGATACTGTTGGTTGGATCTTGGACACGCTAATTTCTATCTGG CTTCTTGCAGTATTTATTCCCATTGTGGGCTTGGGAGCCTTTCTGTGGTGGGCGGGACGTGACATACTTCAAGGCACT TGCCCAAACTGTGGAAATGAATTTCAGATTTTCAA ATCTACTTTGAATGATGAATTGCAGCTGTGCCCTTTTTGCAGTCAACCATTCTCAG TGGTGGGTGATGAGTTTGTGAGTGATTCAGTGAGGTTCTCCAAAAAATCTACACCGTTTGGACAAGCATTCAGTGACTTCTCTTCTGGTTTCAAGAAAG GAAAAGAATCTTCTTCAGCTGTTGTAGATGTTGAAGCAGAAGTCAAAGATGCAGACTGA